Within Metabacillus sp. KUDC1714, the genomic segment ATACAAGGGAACTAGAAATGGATGTTAATGGGGAAACATACTCATTTAAATTAAAAGCAGAATCATTCAATACGATTATTATTTAAGATTACTATCTTAGTAAGCTCAAAGATCACATGTATTTTTTAAACAGTATATTAAACTTAGACATATCATCAAAAAGTGCTTGGATTTTCGAGTAATGTGAAAAAGTGGTCTTTTTCATTACCCTCGGATATCCAAGTTTTTTTAGTTTGTATTCAGCAACCAAGCAGCAGTTAACACTGAGAAAATAACCGAGTGAAAATTAAAAAGTTTAGGTATAAATCGATTATTGTAAAGTGCTTACATTTCCTTTATAATAAGTTCATAAATCGGTTTAGTAATCTAGTAAATTAAAATAAGACAAAGAGGAGATTAAATGAATATTCAACTGGCATTAGACCGTTATACGATTGAAGAGGCTATTGAAATTGCAAAATCGACAGAGGGTTTCATAGATTGGATTGAAGTTGGCACTTCATTAATAAAAGAATATGGAATGGTAAGTGTTGAGAAGCTTAAAAATGCCTTTCCAAATAAAGTGATTGTAGCAGATATCAAGACAATTGATAACGCATATTACGAATTTGACATGTGTTTTCGTTCTGGGGCTGATGTCGCGACTGTGATGGGAGTATCACCTGCAGCGACGATTAATGCATGTATTGAAACTGCCGAAAAAGCAGGGAAACGGGTTATGGTTGACCTTTTAAATACAAATGATAGTCAGCAAAAAGAATTGTTTCATTATAAACAAGCAATTTTCTGTGCACATGTCAGTAAAGATGAACAAGAGATTGCTGGAAAGCAAAACATCGTGACAGAACAAATATATGATCCAACTGTACAACTCGCGGTTGCTGGGGGAATAACACTCGATTCAATTGCTAGTTTTAGAGAGTTGCAGCCTAATGTAGTAATTATTGGCTCAGCCATAACGAAAGCGAAAGATAAACGATTGGCCGCTAAACAGTTTAAGAAAGTATTGTTACAATGGAATGGAGAGAGAAAACATGAAAACATCAGATAAAATCTTTTTGGAAATTCAAGGCGTTTTAAGTCAAATAAAAGAAGAGAATTTACAAGAAATTGCCACTAAACTAGTAGATGCAAAAAGGATTTTTGTTATTGGAGAGGGGCGTTCAGGCTTTATGGGGAAATCATTTGCGATGCGATTAATGCATTTAAATGCAAATGTTTTTTCTGTTGGTGAGACGATTACGCCATCGATTGCAGAAGGAGACATCTTACTCGCAGTTTCAGGTTCAGGTACAACAAAGAGTGTTGTTTGGACAGCTGAAAAAGCAAAAGAACTAAATTGCCAAGTTATTGCGGTTACAACAAATTCTGAATCACCTCTTGCAGCGGCTTCTAGTGATGTACTACACATACCAGCTGCTACAAAATATAGAGCTGATGGAGAAATTCAATCAGTTCAACCACTCGGTTCATTATTTGATCAATCTGTCCACATTGTCTTTGATAGTATTTGCTTAATTTATTCTAATCTAAAAGAA encodes:
- the hxlA gene encoding 3-hexulose-6-phosphate synthase produces the protein MNIQLALDRYTIEEAIEIAKSTEGFIDWIEVGTSLIKEYGMVSVEKLKNAFPNKVIVADIKTIDNAYYEFDMCFRSGADVATVMGVSPAATINACIETAEKAGKRVMVDLLNTNDSQQKELFHYKQAIFCAHVSKDEQEIAGKQNIVTEQIYDPTVQLAVAGGITLDSIASFRELQPNVVIIGSAITKAKDKRLAAKQFKKVLLQWNGERKHENIR
- the hxlB gene encoding 6-phospho-3-hexuloisomerase → MKTSDKIFLEIQGVLSQIKEENLQEIATKLVDAKRIFVIGEGRSGFMGKSFAMRLMHLNANVFSVGETITPSIAEGDILLAVSGSGTTKSVVWTAEKAKELNCQVIAVTTNSESPLAAASSDVLHIPAATKYRADGEIQSVQPLGSLFDQSVHIVFDSICLIYSNLKEYGHNEAFSRHSNLE